The following coding sequences are from one Achromobacter sp. B7 window:
- a CDS encoding HAMP domain-containing sensor histidine kinase has protein sequence MRWLLPTRSLFWRAFLTFWSAMAIILVCGMLFTAAVAWYRINSLDGLNPGSLTHDAAQVARIHGKDGLERWVQAMDQRYSALKIFILDTDDREILGRTLPARMHDWLSAYRAAPDRPVPADPAQPDPSVQRVSWWQPQLLVLPDGAELLMLFLPFDSSHWEVLGLSPVALALLLFALAVTAPFCWALTRHVTAPLTQLRHTTQALAAGHLGAHTPAKLAGRKDELGLLARDFNAMADRLKAVVDTREQLLHNIAHELRSPLARLRLASELARRKDERQDVQLDRIERECERLDALVGSTLRLARLGALPEPNDTLDLGDIVNAVVEDARFEATTLQVRIAWEPPPPVLITGERDSLSSAIENVMRNALRFAPAHSAIRVRLIQNANYACVEIEDRGPGVSPNDLESLFEPFFRAASGAKTPGSGAGLGLSIAQAAVAAHKGRIAARNVSPHGLAVRIEVPHPLPVPLPAPPPGSPAPIRT, from the coding sequence ATGCGCTGGTTATTGCCGACGCGCTCGCTGTTCTGGCGCGCGTTCCTGACCTTCTGGTCCGCCATGGCCATCATCCTGGTGTGCGGCATGCTGTTCACGGCGGCCGTGGCCTGGTATCGCATCAATTCGCTGGACGGCCTGAACCCGGGCAGCCTGACGCATGACGCCGCCCAGGTGGCTCGCATCCACGGCAAGGACGGCCTGGAACGCTGGGTGCAAGCGATGGACCAGCGCTATTCCGCGCTGAAGATCTTCATCCTGGATACGGACGACCGCGAGATCCTGGGCCGCACGCTGCCGGCCCGCATGCACGATTGGCTAAGCGCTTACCGCGCGGCGCCCGACCGGCCCGTGCCAGCGGACCCGGCGCAGCCGGACCCCTCTGTTCAACGCGTATCTTGGTGGCAGCCGCAGCTGCTGGTGCTACCGGATGGCGCCGAGCTGCTGATGCTGTTCCTGCCGTTCGACTCGTCGCACTGGGAAGTCTTGGGACTGTCGCCCGTGGCGCTGGCCTTGCTGCTGTTCGCGCTGGCGGTGACGGCGCCGTTCTGCTGGGCGCTGACCCGCCATGTGACGGCGCCCTTGACGCAGCTGCGTCACACCACGCAGGCGCTGGCAGCGGGCCATCTGGGCGCGCACACGCCGGCCAAGCTGGCCGGCCGCAAGGACGAACTTGGCCTGTTGGCGCGCGACTTCAACGCCATGGCCGACCGCCTGAAAGCGGTGGTCGACACGCGTGAACAACTGCTGCACAACATCGCGCATGAATTGCGTTCGCCGCTGGCGCGGCTGCGTTTGGCCAGCGAGCTGGCGCGGCGCAAGGATGAACGCCAGGATGTGCAGCTGGACCGTATCGAACGTGAATGCGAACGGCTGGATGCGCTGGTCGGCAGCACGCTGCGGCTGGCGCGGCTGGGCGCGCTGCCCGAACCGAACGACACGCTGGACCTTGGCGACATCGTCAACGCCGTGGTCGAAGACGCCCGCTTTGAAGCGACCACGTTGCAAGTGCGCATCGCCTGGGAACCGCCCCCGCCGGTGCTGATCACAGGCGAGCGCGACAGCCTGTCCAGCGCCATTGAAAACGTCATGCGCAACGCGCTGCGTTTCGCGCCGGCGCACAGCGCCATCCGCGTGCGGCTGATACAGAACGCGAATTACGCCTGCGTGGAAATTGAAGACCGAGGGCCCGGCGTGTCGCCGAATGATCTGGAATCATTGTTCGAACCCTTCTTTCGCGCGGCCTCGGGCGCCAAGACACCGGGCTCCGGAGCGGGCCTGGGCCTGTCGATTGCCCAGGCCGCCGTGGCCGCGCACAAGGGGCGGATAGCGGCACGGAACGTGTCGCCGCACGGGCTGGCGGTGCGCATTGAAGTGCCACATCCGTTGCCTGTTCCGCTGCCCGCTCCGCCGCCTGGCTCCCCGGCCCCGATCAGAACGTGA
- a CDS encoding TonB-dependent receptor domain-containing protein, which yields MSTQKSTKDLDLVASRPSPRVPRLARRPRFRLLPLALAITASCAAHAQHTAGAMEDTMGVAQLDTVVVTAAGFEQEIKNAPASISVITREQLETRPFHNLADAVADVEGVTVERGGKAGGMNISIRGLPSDYTLVLVDGKRLNQNSSGARPNGFGDVDTNFIPPMAAIERIEVVRGPMSTLYGSDAMGGVINIITRKVSQDWTGQITLDGTAQGDNTYGNNYGAAFYLSGPIKTDKLGLTLRGGHYRRLGANGSYPVNQAEYNSGNYTGDIASFSGLGDSTQQNVGLRLALTPNRNHDVLFDVDSNWQTYDNGNGELGTLNTSIAPNRQGGGYDPEMEFNRQRYALTHLGRYGGSVSSDSSLVYDTTETIGRTNPMNAPRRPTDGDKRDLEYDNWVFDTKWTMPLFNERHNLTVGGQWREQHFKDTLVSAPLDQRQYQWALFAEDEWRIVDDLALTAGARYDRNEQFGGKWSPRGYLVWNATPMWTVKGGVSKGYKTPDINLMTDGIIGLGAQGTMPLLGNSQLKPESSTASELGLLFDDGEGLSGNLTAFHTKFKDKIDSQNVPNCLAAGGPAAGCLDLGVWERNGIPVANFSQRVNVDTATIQGFELGGRVPLGGGVSFNGNYTLTASEVTSGVKQGQPLGSQPRHALNLGLNWRINDQFNVWARGEYRAKQFNDMDWEKEQVFYNPYWLASTGGSYVVNKNVTLSASVFNLFDKNFVNYGPTKVGATTPAANANWTNSYRQVLEGRRLWVSANITF from the coding sequence ATGTCGACTCAGAAAAGCACTAAAGACCTCGACCTCGTCGCGTCCCGTCCTTCCCCTCGCGTTCCTCGTCTTGCCCGCCGTCCTCGCTTCCGTCTGTTGCCGCTGGCGCTGGCCATTACCGCGTCATGCGCGGCGCATGCGCAACACACGGCCGGCGCCATGGAAGACACCATGGGCGTGGCGCAACTGGACACCGTGGTGGTAACGGCCGCCGGCTTCGAACAGGAAATCAAGAACGCGCCTGCGTCCATTTCGGTCATCACGCGTGAGCAGCTGGAGACGCGCCCGTTTCACAACCTGGCCGATGCGGTTGCCGACGTCGAAGGCGTGACGGTCGAGCGGGGCGGCAAGGCGGGTGGCATGAACATCAGCATCCGTGGCCTGCCCAGCGACTACACGCTGGTGCTGGTCGACGGCAAGCGCCTGAACCAGAACAGCTCGGGCGCGCGGCCCAACGGCTTTGGCGACGTCGACACCAACTTCATCCCCCCGATGGCCGCCATTGAACGCATCGAAGTCGTGCGCGGCCCCATGTCCACGCTGTACGGCTCGGATGCCATGGGCGGCGTCATCAACATCATCACGCGCAAGGTCAGCCAGGACTGGACCGGCCAGATCACGCTGGACGGCACCGCGCAAGGCGACAACACCTACGGCAACAACTATGGCGCGGCCTTCTACCTTAGCGGCCCCATCAAGACCGACAAGCTGGGTCTGACGCTGCGCGGCGGCCACTACCGCCGGCTTGGCGCCAACGGCAGCTACCCGGTCAACCAGGCCGAATACAACAGCGGCAACTACACCGGCGACATCGCCAGCTTTTCCGGCCTGGGCGACAGCACCCAACAGAACGTGGGCCTGCGCCTGGCGCTCACGCCCAACCGCAACCACGACGTGCTGTTCGACGTGGACAGCAACTGGCAAACCTATGACAACGGCAACGGCGAACTGGGCACGCTGAACACCAGCATCGCGCCCAATCGCCAGGGCGGCGGCTACGACCCGGAAATGGAGTTCAACCGCCAGCGCTATGCGTTGACGCACCTGGGCCGCTACGGCGGGTCGGTCAGTTCCGATAGCAGCTTGGTCTATGACACGACCGAGACCATCGGCCGCACCAACCCGATGAACGCGCCGCGCCGCCCGACCGACGGCGACAAGCGCGATCTGGAATACGACAACTGGGTGTTCGACACCAAGTGGACGATGCCGCTGTTCAATGAACGCCACAACCTGACGGTGGGCGGCCAGTGGCGCGAACAGCACTTCAAGGACACGCTGGTGTCCGCGCCGCTGGACCAGCGCCAGTATCAATGGGCATTGTTCGCCGAAGACGAATGGCGCATCGTGGACGACCTGGCCCTGACGGCGGGTGCGCGTTACGACCGCAACGAGCAATTCGGCGGCAAGTGGAGCCCGCGCGGCTACCTGGTCTGGAACGCAACGCCGATGTGGACGGTGAAGGGCGGGGTCAGCAAGGGCTACAAGACGCCCGACATCAATCTGATGACCGACGGCATCATCGGCCTGGGCGCCCAAGGCACCATGCCGCTGTTGGGCAATTCGCAGCTGAAGCCGGAAAGTAGCACCGCGTCCGAATTGGGCCTGCTGTTTGACGATGGGGAAGGCCTGTCGGGCAACCTGACGGCATTCCACACCAAGTTCAAGGACAAGATCGACAGCCAGAACGTGCCCAACTGCCTGGCGGCAGGTGGCCCGGCCGCAGGCTGCCTGGACCTGGGCGTATGGGAACGCAACGGCATCCCGGTGGCCAATTTCTCGCAACGCGTGAACGTCGATACCGCAACCATCCAGGGTTTCGAGCTGGGTGGACGCGTGCCGCTGGGCGGCGGCGTGTCGTTCAACGGCAACTACACCCTGACCGCCAGCGAAGTGACTTCGGGCGTCAAGCAGGGCCAACCGCTGGGTTCGCAACCGCGCCACGCGCTGAACCTTGGCTTGAACTGGCGCATCAACGACCAGTTCAACGTGTGGGCGCGCGGCGAATACCGCGCCAAGCAGTTCAACGACATGGATTGGGAAAAAGAGCAGGTGTTCTACAACCCGTACTGGCTGGCCAGCACGGGCGGTTCATACGTGGTCAACAAGAACGTGACCTTGTCGGCGTCAGTGTTCAACCTGTTCGACAAGAACTTCGTGAACTACGGCCCGACCAAGGTAGGCGCCACGACGCCAGCTGCTAACGCCAACTGGACCAATTCCTACCGGCAGGTGCTGGAAGGGCGCCGCTTGTGGGTGTCGGCCAACATCACGTTCTGA
- a CDS encoding TatD family hydrolase — translation MLIDTHCHLDAAEFNADRQQVADHACEAGVGSIVIPAVERANFSVVQALAGQIAGGAYALGIHPLYVQRADDADLDVLRDTIKQCLGDPRFVAIGEIGLDFFVPEIATGEPRERQERFYAAQLAMAAEFKLPVLLHVRRSQDILLKYLRRHGPIGGIAHAFNGSAQQAQAFIDHGFALGMGGAMTYERALQIRRHAVDVDLSHLVLETDAPDIPPAWLHPPQRRNRPGELPRIAAVLAELRGITPAQVAHATTANAMRVLPRLPAAILAGDD, via the coding sequence ATGCTGATCGACACCCACTGCCATCTGGACGCCGCCGAGTTCAACGCCGACCGCCAGCAGGTAGCCGACCACGCATGCGAAGCCGGCGTGGGGTCCATCGTGATCCCCGCCGTCGAACGAGCCAACTTTTCCGTGGTGCAGGCACTGGCCGGGCAGATCGCCGGCGGCGCCTACGCGCTGGGCATCCACCCGCTGTACGTGCAGCGCGCCGACGATGCCGACCTGGACGTCCTGCGCGACACCATCAAGCAATGCCTGGGCGACCCCCGCTTTGTCGCCATCGGCGAAATCGGCCTGGATTTCTTCGTGCCCGAGATCGCCACGGGTGAACCGCGCGAACGCCAGGAACGCTTCTATGCCGCGCAGCTGGCCATGGCCGCCGAGTTCAAGCTGCCGGTGCTGCTGCACGTGCGCCGTTCGCAAGACATCCTGCTCAAGTACCTGCGCCGCCATGGCCCCATCGGCGGCATTGCACATGCCTTCAACGGCAGCGCGCAGCAGGCGCAGGCGTTTATCGACCACGGTTTTGCCTTGGGCATGGGGGGCGCGATGACCTATGAACGCGCCTTGCAGATCCGTCGCCATGCGGTGGATGTGGACTTGTCCCATCTGGTGCTGGAGACGGACGCGCCCGATATCCCGCCCGCCTGGCTGCACCCGCCGCAGCGCCGCAACCGGCCAGGCGAACTGCCGCGCATTGCCGCCGTGCTGGCCGAGCTGCGCGGCATCACGCCCGCCCAGGTGGCGCACGCCACTACCGCCAACGCCATGCGCGTCCTGCCGCGTTTGCCCGCCGCCATTCTGGCCGGCGACGACTGA
- a CDS encoding ABC transporter ATP-binding protein translates to MIKIPNADALTPALQAENIVKYYDEGPARIDVLSNVSLSVARGEMVAIVGASGSGKSTLLHILGLLDVPTSGSVSVDGKLAVGLSEAKKSAVRNSSLGFVYQFHHLLPEFSALDNVAMPLIVRRETRDKARAAAREVLALVGLAAREDHFPGQLSGGERQRVALARALVTRPVCVLADEPTGNLDRNTAHKMFELLTRVNQESGTAFAIVTHDPELAARADRQLLMENGRLVSG, encoded by the coding sequence ATGATTAAGATTCCAAACGCAGACGCCCTGACGCCCGCGTTGCAGGCCGAGAACATCGTCAAGTACTACGACGAAGGCCCCGCCCGCATCGACGTGCTCAGCAACGTCAGCCTGTCGGTGGCGCGCGGTGAAATGGTTGCCATCGTGGGCGCTTCCGGCTCGGGTAAGAGCACCTTGCTGCACATCCTGGGCTTGCTTGACGTGCCCACCAGCGGCTCGGTGTCGGTGGACGGCAAACTGGCCGTGGGCTTGTCCGAGGCCAAGAAAAGCGCCGTGCGCAACAGCAGCCTGGGCTTTGTCTATCAGTTTCATCATCTGCTGCCGGAATTTTCCGCGCTGGATAACGTGGCCATGCCGCTGATCGTGCGCCGCGAGACCCGCGACAAGGCTCGCGCCGCCGCGCGCGAAGTGTTGGCGCTGGTGGGCCTGGCCGCGCGCGAGGACCATTTTCCGGGGCAGTTGTCGGGCGGAGAACGCCAGCGTGTGGCGCTGGCGCGCGCGCTGGTCACGCGGCCCGTTTGCGTGCTGGCCGACGAACCCACCGGCAACCTGGACCGCAACACCGCGCACAAGATGTTTGAATTGTTGACGCGCGTGAACCAGGAATCGGGCACGGCATTCGCCATCGTCACGCATGATCCCGAACTGGCCGCCCGCGCCGACCGCCAACTGCTGATGGAAAACGGCCGGCTGGTGTCGGGGTAG
- a CDS encoding lipoprotein-releasing ABC transporter permease subunit: MARIRQRRGRRDRFISFIAASSMAGIALGVAALIVVLSVMNGFQKEVRDRMLSVLPHIELYIPGALPEQVLERWQQFATAAEQNPQVKAGAPFVAAQGMLVRGQALRGVQVRGIDPATEGNVSDLPRQMVSGKLTDLKAGGFGVVLGNELADGLGVKVGDTLLMMAPQGSISPAGFAPRMRQFTVVGVFSSGHYEYDSSLAFVDNQDAARVFRESGTAGVRLRIADMQKAPEVANELKKVLPPYVMASDWSRNNRTWFAAVQTEKRMMFLILALIVAVAAFNLLSSLVMAVKDKQSDIAILRTLGAGPGEVARIFLVQGAMIGVIGTLLGVLGGIAIAYNVDVIVPFIERMLGVHFLPREVYFISALPSDPQMGDIATIGLTSLVLSLLATLYPSWRASRLQPAQVLRHD; the protein is encoded by the coding sequence ATGGCCCGAATCCGCCAGCGACGCGGGCGCCGCGATCGCTTCATCTCCTTCATCGCCGCCAGCTCCATGGCGGGCATCGCGCTGGGCGTTGCCGCCCTGATCGTGGTGCTGTCCGTGATGAACGGTTTCCAAAAAGAAGTGCGCGACCGCATGTTGTCGGTGCTGCCGCACATCGAACTCTATATTCCTGGCGCCTTGCCCGAACAGGTGCTTGAGCGCTGGCAGCAGTTCGCCACCGCCGCCGAGCAGAACCCCCAGGTCAAGGCCGGCGCGCCCTTCGTGGCGGCGCAGGGCATGCTGGTGAGGGGGCAGGCGCTGCGTGGTGTGCAGGTACGGGGTATCGACCCGGCCACCGAAGGCAACGTGTCGGACCTGCCGCGCCAGATGGTGTCGGGCAAGCTGACCGATCTGAAAGCCGGTGGCTTTGGCGTGGTGCTGGGCAACGAACTGGCCGACGGGCTGGGCGTGAAAGTGGGCGACACGCTGTTGATGATGGCGCCGCAAGGCTCCATCAGCCCGGCCGGCTTTGCGCCGCGCATGCGCCAGTTCACCGTGGTGGGCGTGTTCTCGTCGGGCCACTATGAATACGATTCGTCGCTGGCGTTTGTCGATAACCAGGACGCTGCCCGCGTGTTCCGTGAAAGCGGCACGGCCGGTGTGCGGCTGCGCATTGCCGACATGCAAAAAGCGCCCGAAGTCGCCAATGAACTGAAGAAGGTGCTGCCGCCCTACGTGATGGCCAGCGACTGGTCGCGCAACAACCGCACCTGGTTCGCCGCCGTGCAAACCGAAAAGCGCATGATGTTCCTGATCCTGGCGCTGATCGTCGCCGTGGCAGCGTTCAACCTGCTGTCGTCGCTGGTGATGGCCGTGAAGGACAAGCAGTCGGACATCGCCATCTTGCGCACGCTGGGCGCGGGGCCGGGCGAAGTCGCGCGCATCTTCCTGGTGCAAGGCGCGATGATCGGCGTCATCGGCACCTTGCTGGGCGTGCTGGGCGGCATTGCCATTGCCTACAACGTGGATGTGATCGTGCCGTTCATCGAGCGCATGCTGGGCGTGCATTTCCTGCCGCGCGAAGTCTATTTCATCAGTGCGTTGCCGTCCGACCCGCAAATGGGCGACATCGCCACCATCGGCCTGACGTCGCTGGTGCTGTCGTTGCTGGCGACGCTGTATCCCAGCTGGCGCGCCTCGCGTCTGCAACCGGCACAGGTGCTGCGCCATGATTAA
- the recJ gene encoding single-stranded-DNA-specific exonuclease RecJ, with product MVSPRLTTRPADLDACRVLEASGIHPLLARLWAARGVTHPDQTKLAWPSLLPPAGLTHSAHAAGVLADAIQAGKKLLIVADYDCDGATACAVGLRALSAMGADVDFLVPNRFETGYGLSPAVVELAVRHRSGKPDIIITVDNGIASVDGVAAANDAGIGVVITDHHLPGDTLPDALAIVNPNQPGCGFPSKNLAGVGVIFYMMLALRAELRRRGVYPADGGPRLDALSDLVALGTVADVVKLDANNRLLVTQGLQRMRSGRLQPGLRALFAVAGREPRSANGFDLGFALGPRINAAGRLADMSLGIACLTTDDEAQALEMARELDNINRERRTIEAEMREQALAAMEAPNAAAGATVCVFDPGWHQGVVGLVASRLKEKFWRPTLAFAPAGDDEIRGSGRSIPDVHLRDALDLVSKRHPNLIRKFGGHAMAAGLTLGRADFPAFAPAFDAAVRELTGRDTFEPVIETDGSLETGYANAEIAGMLQQQVWGAGFAAPLFLDEFTVRNQRLVGEKHLKLSLERGHQRFDAIWFGHDQSLPEHIQAAYRLEQNVWNGMVSVQLVIEHAG from the coding sequence GTGGTCTCACCCCGCTTAACGACTCGCCCCGCCGACCTGGACGCCTGCCGCGTCCTGGAAGCGTCGGGCATCCATCCCTTGCTGGCCCGCCTGTGGGCCGCGCGCGGCGTTACGCATCCTGATCAGACCAAGCTGGCCTGGCCATCGTTGTTGCCGCCCGCCGGCCTGACTCATTCCGCGCACGCCGCCGGCGTGCTGGCCGATGCCATCCAGGCCGGCAAAAAGCTCTTGATCGTGGCCGACTACGATTGCGACGGCGCCACCGCCTGCGCGGTCGGGCTGCGCGCCTTGTCGGCCATGGGCGCCGACGTCGACTTCCTGGTGCCCAACCGCTTTGAAACCGGCTATGGCCTGTCGCCCGCCGTGGTCGAGCTGGCCGTGCGCCACCGCAGCGGCAAGCCCGACATCATCATCACCGTGGACAACGGCATCGCCAGCGTGGACGGCGTGGCCGCCGCCAACGACGCGGGCATCGGCGTGGTCATCACCGACCACCACTTGCCCGGCGACACCCTGCCCGACGCGCTGGCCATCGTGAACCCGAACCAGCCCGGCTGCGGCTTCCCGTCCAAGAACCTGGCCGGCGTGGGCGTGATCTTCTACATGATGCTGGCGCTGCGCGCCGAGTTGCGTCGCCGTGGTGTTTACCCCGCCGATGGCGGCCCGCGCCTGGACGCGCTGTCCGACCTGGTGGCGCTGGGCACCGTTGCCGACGTGGTCAAGCTGGACGCCAACAACCGCCTGCTGGTCACGCAGGGCTTGCAGCGCATGCGCAGCGGCCGGCTGCAACCGGGCCTGCGCGCGCTGTTTGCCGTGGCGGGCCGCGAACCGCGCAGCGCCAATGGGTTCGACCTGGGCTTTGCGCTGGGCCCGCGCATCAACGCGGCGGGCCGCCTGGCCGACATGAGCCTGGGCATCGCCTGCCTGACGACGGATGACGAAGCGCAAGCGCTGGAAATGGCGCGCGAGCTCGACAACATCAACCGCGAACGCCGCACGATCGAAGCCGAAATGCGCGAACAGGCACTGGCCGCCATGGAAGCGCCCAATGCGGCGGCGGGCGCCACGGTCTGCGTGTTCGACCCTGGCTGGCACCAGGGCGTGGTGGGGCTGGTGGCCTCGCGCCTGAAAGAAAAATTCTGGCGTCCCACGCTGGCCTTCGCGCCGGCGGGCGATGACGAAATCCGTGGCTCGGGCCGCTCCATTCCCGACGTGCATCTGCGCGATGCGCTCGACCTCGTGTCCAAGCGCCACCCCAATCTGATCCGCAAGTTCGGCGGCCACGCCATGGCGGCCGGCCTGACGCTGGGCCGCGCCGACTTTCCCGCCTTCGCGCCCGCGTTCGACGCCGCCGTGCGCGAGCTGACCGGCCGCGACACCTTCGAACCGGTCATTGAAACCGACGGGTCGCTGGAAACCGGCTACGCCAACGCCGAAATCGCCGGCATGTTGCAGCAACAGGTCTGGGGCGCGGGCTTTGCCGCCCCCCTGTTCCTGGACGAATTCACCGTACGCAACCAGCGCCTGGTCGGCGAAAAGCACTTGAAGCTGTCGCTGGAACGCGGCCACCAGCGCTTTGACGCCATCTGGTTCGGCCACGACCAGTCGCTGCCCGAACACATCCAGGCCGCGTACCGCCTGGAACAGAACGTCTGGAACGGCATGGTGTCGGTGCAGCTGGTGATCGAGCACGCGGGGTAA